In a single window of the Leptospira wolffii serovar Khorat str. Khorat-H2 genome:
- a CDS encoding ATP-dependent 6-phosphofructokinase, whose amino-acid sequence MKTQIKNFGIPKIDSPASYEYYTPDQSKVIFRTVFENDEGLGQYLDSGVDFFEQAGPRQKIYFDPKEVTAGIVTCGGLCPGINDVIRGIVMELYYRYGVKRILGFPYGYQGLVKKYDHKPVELTPENVAHIGRDGGTILASSRGNQSASDMVDRLSLYGVKMLFCIGGDGTLRGAKEIVKEIERRGEEISIIGIPKTIDNDINYVQKTFGFSTAFSKAMEAVACAHVEAKGAPYGIGVVKLMGRHSGFIAVNAALASHDVNYCLIPEVDFDLEGKGSFLDVLKQRMLKRKHAVIIVAEGAGQKFFGKNEERDASGNLRLGDIGVFLKNSIVDFFKKEKLDVNLKYIDPSYIIRSVPANPEDSIFCGFLAQNAVHAAMAGKTDMVIGIWNNVFTHLPIDIAIQERKVLQPTKSTLWRTLLASTGQPPYMTASDNPEN is encoded by the coding sequence ATGAAAACGCAAATTAAGAATTTTGGAATCCCTAAGATCGATAGTCCCGCCTCTTACGAATATTACACTCCCGACCAGTCCAAGGTTATCTTTCGAACCGTCTTCGAGAATGACGAAGGCCTGGGTCAGTACCTGGATTCCGGGGTCGACTTTTTCGAACAGGCAGGCCCCCGTCAAAAAATCTATTTCGATCCCAAAGAAGTGACCGCGGGGATTGTCACTTGTGGGGGACTTTGCCCGGGCATCAACGATGTGATTCGCGGAATCGTAATGGAGTTATATTACAGATACGGGGTCAAGAGAATCCTGGGTTTCCCTTACGGCTACCAAGGTCTCGTGAAAAAATACGATCACAAGCCGGTAGAATTGACTCCGGAGAATGTGGCCCATATCGGTAGGGACGGAGGTACCATTCTCGCTTCTTCTAGAGGCAATCAGTCGGCTTCTGACATGGTGGACCGACTCTCCTTATACGGTGTCAAAATGCTTTTCTGTATCGGAGGAGACGGAACTCTTCGGGGCGCCAAGGAAATCGTTAAGGAGATCGAAAGAAGGGGAGAAGAAATTTCCATCATCGGCATCCCCAAAACCATAGATAACGATATCAACTATGTCCAAAAGACTTTCGGATTTTCCACCGCATTCTCCAAGGCCATGGAAGCCGTAGCTTGTGCTCACGTAGAAGCAAAGGGCGCTCCTTACGGTATCGGGGTCGTAAAATTGATGGGCCGCCATTCCGGCTTTATCGCCGTAAACGCTGCCCTTGCTTCTCATGACGTGAATTATTGCCTCATCCCCGAAGTGGATTTCGATTTGGAAGGTAAGGGATCCTTTTTGGACGTTCTCAAACAACGTATGCTCAAACGAAAGCACGCGGTTATCATCGTCGCAGAAGGCGCCGGTCAAAAATTCTTCGGTAAAAACGAAGAAAGGGACGCATCCGGAAATCTGAGACTAGGAGATATAGGAGTATTTTTGAAGAATTCGATCGTGGACTTCTTCAAAAAGGAAAAACTCGACGTCAATTTGAAGTACATCGATCCGAGTTATATTATCCGCTCCGTTCCCGCAAACCCGGAAGATTCTATCTTTTGCGGATTCTTAGCTCAAAACGCGGTTCACGCCGCCATGGCCGGCAAAACGGATATGGTGATCGGTATTTGGAATAACGTCTTTACCCATCTCCCTATCGATATTGCCATCCAAGAAAGGAAGGTTCTGCAACCTACGAAAAGTACGCTATGGAGAACTCTTTTGGCGTCTACCGGGCAGCCTCCTTACATGACTGCTTCGGATAATCCTGAGAATTAA
- a CDS encoding DUF362 domain-containing protein → MAYVVTEPCVGCKITYCAAVCPVEAFREAKDYVLIDPDICIHCNDCLRECPVNAIFPEDEVPVEWKNWISINAIESKVLPVINDLKAPLLKERCNIKKL, encoded by the coding sequence GTGGCATACGTAGTTACTGAACCTTGCGTAGGGTGTAAGATAACCTACTGTGCCGCAGTCTGTCCCGTAGAGGCCTTTCGGGAAGCAAAGGACTATGTCCTAATCGATCCCGATATCTGCATTCATTGTAACGATTGCCTACGGGAATGTCCGGTGAACGCAATCTTCCCGGAAGACGAAGTCCCTGTAGAATGGAAAAATTGGATCAGTATCAACGCAATCGAGTCGAAGGTACTACCGGTTATAAACGATTTGAAGGCTCCTTTATTGAAGGAGCGGTGTAATATTAAGAAATTATGA
- a CDS encoding DUF3157 family protein → MKKILTIILFSTPLLSVFAEEVFTKAGRKVILKDDFTWHYAEEGKAQSGKNVVTPTRTLTKTKDMVASVSNKSGLYKIFYNPEQWALSKEANEVSEFHFINIAKSGNAMVLFDGIEIPLEAFPNLLLFSVNKTDPDARIMQLEDIVVNGTPGKLVTYRAQTRGLTLIFHSFITSNPKGSIQFSTFTLENQFEKERENFEKLISGLVLN, encoded by the coding sequence ATGAAAAAAATACTTACAATTATACTCTTCTCTACTCCTCTTCTTTCCGTTTTTGCGGAAGAGGTCTTTACGAAAGCCGGTAGAAAGGTCATTCTTAAGGATGATTTTACATGGCATTACGCGGAGGAGGGTAAGGCGCAATCCGGGAAGAATGTAGTCACTCCTACGAGAACTCTGACTAAGACGAAGGATATGGTAGCATCTGTGAGTAATAAATCCGGGTTATACAAGATATTTTATAATCCGGAACAATGGGCTCTCTCGAAAGAAGCAAATGAAGTATCCGAATTTCATTTTATCAATATTGCGAAAAGTGGAAATGCAATGGTCCTCTTTGATGGAATCGAAATTCCACTTGAAGCATTCCCTAATTTACTTCTATTCAGCGTGAATAAGACCGATCCGGACGCAAGGATCATGCAATTAGAGGATATAGTAGTGAACGGGACCCCGGGAAAATTAGTAACCTACCGGGCTCAAACCAGGGGGTTAACCCTCATATTCCATTCCTTTATCACGAGTAACCCAAAAGGTTCCATTCAATTCTCCACATTCACATTGGAGAACCAATTTGAGAAAGAAAGGGAGAACTTCGAAAAACTCATTTCCGGATTGGTCTTAAACTGA
- the metH gene encoding methionine synthase, protein MRKNFPSYTNPKASELLKLLENRILVLDGAMGTMIQRYGLTEDDFRNEKLKSHSSPLKGNNDLLVMTRPEIIEEIHLKFLEAGANILETNTFSSNRISQADYNAEEYVDEMNRKAVRVARSAMEKFSQKKPDQPLFLAGSIGPTTRTASLSPDVNNPAFRAVTFDQLVDAFYEQVRALVEEGVDLLLSETNIDTLNLKAVIVAIENVFHDLKVRIPVSLSVTITDASGRTLSGQTIEAFYNSIYHANPLSVGINCALGAGEMRPYIEELSKISECYISCYPNAGLPNAFGGYDQTPEEFGNFIDDFSAQGWLNIAGGCCGTTPEHIAKAAKAIVNRKPRSIPTLKEKTKLSGLEPLNVDENTGFVLIGERTNVTGSPRFKKLILEGNFEEAVSVALQQVEAGANVIDINFDEALLDGEESMRHFLNLIAVEPDIAKVPFMVDSSKWSVLEAGLKCIQGKPIVNSISLKEGEEKFLEHARLVKMYGAAVIVMAFDEQGQAATKDEKVRICVRAYKLLVEKAGFSPYDIIFDPNILTVGTGIEEHNNYAVDFIEAIKEIKAQCPGAKISGGLSNISFSFRGNNPVREAMHSAFLYHAIRAGMDMAIVNAGMLAVYEEIPKELLERVEDVLLNRRPDSTERLIEFAESFKADGKVEKKEEAWRDGSVEERLEYALVKGIVEYIDQDTEEARLKYDRPLSVIEGPLMDGMRVVGDLFGSGKMFLPQVVKSARVMKKSVAYLLPFMEEENKKLAQASSKQKFLIATVKGDVHDIGKNIVGVVLACNNYEVIDLGVMVPTEKILEEAKKQKVDIIGLSGLITPSLDEMVHVASEMQRNGFDIPLLIGGATTSSAHTSVKIAEKYTHPVVHVLDASRVVNVVGQLLNPSLKEDYVRQIREDQKTQREIYFNTRSDRKLVSIEEARENKYVTDWNVVKVKKPNFLGVRVFDEEISLEELVPYIDWSPFFQAWELKGRFPSILESETYGKQAKELYKDAQKLLEDIIRHKRYRTKGVIGIFPANSVGDDIEVYEDESRAKVKTVFHTLRQQISKEEKGEPNYCLADYIAPKDLGIADYIGGFAVTSGHGVEEFASQFDKNLDDYNSIMSKAIGDRLAEAFAEYMHLKVRKELWGYESGENLSLEELIREKYKGIRPAAGYPASPDHTEKRTLFDLLDVEKNTGITLTEHFAMWPASSVSGLYFAHPESKYFAVAKINRDQVQDYADRKGIPVSEAEKWLSPNLSYDPQEAVKV, encoded by the coding sequence ATGAGAAAGAACTTCCCTTCATATACCAACCCTAAGGCATCCGAGCTATTAAAGCTTCTGGAAAATAGAATCTTAGTTCTAGACGGGGCCATGGGAACCATGATCCAGAGATATGGATTGACTGAGGATGATTTTCGAAATGAAAAATTGAAGTCACATTCTTCTCCTTTAAAGGGGAATAACGACTTATTGGTAATGACCAGGCCGGAGATCATCGAAGAAATCCATTTAAAATTCCTGGAAGCAGGGGCAAATATACTCGAAACGAATACGTTCAGTTCGAACCGGATTTCTCAGGCGGATTATAATGCGGAAGAATATGTAGATGAGATGAATCGTAAAGCGGTTCGAGTAGCTCGATCCGCCATGGAGAAATTTTCTCAGAAAAAACCCGATCAGCCTCTGTTTCTTGCGGGTTCCATAGGACCTACTACGAGAACCGCCTCCTTATCTCCGGATGTGAACAACCCGGCGTTCCGAGCCGTAACTTTCGATCAACTTGTGGACGCATTCTACGAACAGGTAAGAGCATTAGTAGAAGAAGGAGTGGATCTTCTTCTCTCCGAAACGAATATCGATACTTTAAACCTAAAGGCCGTCATAGTAGCAATTGAAAATGTCTTTCATGATTTGAAAGTTAGGATTCCTGTATCCCTTTCCGTAACGATTACCGATGCCTCCGGTCGAACCTTGTCGGGCCAAACGATCGAAGCATTCTATAATTCCATCTATCATGCAAATCCTTTGTCGGTCGGAATCAACTGCGCTCTTGGAGCCGGGGAAATGAGGCCTTATATAGAGGAACTCTCCAAAATATCGGAATGCTACATTAGCTGCTATCCCAATGCAGGACTCCCGAATGCTTTCGGAGGATATGATCAGACTCCCGAAGAATTCGGAAACTTCATCGATGATTTCTCCGCTCAAGGTTGGTTGAATATTGCGGGAGGATGTTGTGGAACGACTCCGGAGCATATAGCAAAGGCCGCGAAGGCTATCGTGAACAGGAAACCTAGATCGATTCCTACTCTGAAGGAAAAGACGAAGCTTTCGGGATTGGAACCTCTGAATGTGGATGAGAATACCGGGTTCGTTCTGATCGGAGAGAGGACTAACGTAACCGGATCTCCTAGGTTCAAGAAATTGATTTTAGAGGGGAATTTCGAAGAAGCTGTCTCCGTAGCTCTACAACAAGTAGAGGCGGGAGCGAACGTAATCGATATCAATTTCGACGAGGCCCTTTTGGATGGGGAAGAATCCATGAGGCATTTCTTGAACCTGATCGCGGTTGAGCCGGACATTGCGAAGGTCCCCTTCATGGTCGACAGTTCCAAATGGTCCGTATTGGAAGCCGGCTTGAAATGTATTCAGGGAAAGCCCATCGTAAATTCCATATCTTTAAAGGAAGGAGAGGAGAAATTTCTAGAACACGCCAGGTTAGTAAAGATGTACGGAGCTGCCGTTATCGTAATGGCCTTCGACGAGCAAGGACAGGCCGCTACTAAGGATGAGAAGGTAAGAATCTGCGTTAGGGCATATAAGCTACTCGTAGAGAAGGCGGGATTCTCTCCTTACGATATTATTTTCGATCCGAACATTCTAACCGTGGGAACCGGGATAGAAGAGCATAATAATTATGCGGTAGATTTTATAGAGGCGATTAAAGAGATTAAGGCTCAGTGCCCCGGTGCAAAGATCAGCGGCGGTTTGAGTAATATTTCCTTCTCATTCCGAGGAAATAATCCGGTGAGAGAGGCAATGCACTCCGCATTCCTGTATCATGCGATCCGTGCGGGCATGGATATGGCGATCGTCAATGCGGGCATGTTGGCCGTGTATGAAGAGATTCCTAAGGAGCTACTGGAGAGGGTAGAGGACGTTCTTTTGAATCGGAGGCCGGATTCTACGGAGAGATTGATAGAATTCGCGGAATCCTTTAAGGCGGACGGAAAGGTCGAGAAGAAGGAAGAGGCTTGGAGAGACGGGAGCGTAGAGGAAAGATTAGAATACGCTTTGGTGAAAGGAATCGTAGAATACATAGATCAGGATACGGAGGAGGCGAGATTGAAGTATGATCGTCCTCTATCCGTTATAGAAGGTCCTCTCATGGATGGAATGAGGGTCGTGGGAGATTTGTTCGGCTCCGGAAAGATGTTCCTGCCTCAGGTAGTAAAAAGCGCGAGGGTTATGAAAAAATCCGTAGCGTATCTTCTTCCCTTCATGGAAGAAGAGAATAAAAAATTAGCGCAAGCCTCATCGAAGCAAAAGTTCCTAATCGCAACCGTGAAAGGAGACGTTCATGATATCGGTAAGAATATCGTCGGCGTCGTTTTAGCCTGCAATAACTACGAGGTCATCGATTTAGGTGTCATGGTTCCTACGGAAAAGATTCTGGAGGAAGCGAAGAAGCAGAAAGTGGATATAATCGGCCTTTCAGGTCTCATTACTCCTTCTTTGGACGAGATGGTGCATGTCGCTTCCGAGATGCAACGAAACGGATTCGATATCCCGCTTCTGATCGGAGGAGCTACTACAAGTTCGGCTCATACTTCCGTGAAGATCGCCGAAAAATACACTCATCCGGTCGTCCATGTTCTGGATGCGTCTAGGGTAGTGAACGTGGTCGGGCAACTTCTGAACCCTTCCTTGAAAGAGGATTATGTAAGGCAGATCCGAGAGGATCAAAAAACCCAAAGAGAGATTTATTTCAATACTCGAAGCGATCGTAAGTTAGTATCGATAGAAGAGGCAAGAGAGAATAAATACGTTACGGACTGGAATGTAGTTAAAGTTAAGAAGCCTAACTTCTTGGGCGTTAGAGTTTTCGATGAAGAGATTTCCTTAGAGGAATTGGTTCCTTATATAGATTGGTCTCCATTCTTTCAAGCTTGGGAATTAAAGGGAAGGTTTCCTTCTATCTTGGAGAGCGAAACTTACGGGAAGCAAGCTAAAGAGCTTTATAAAGATGCGCAGAAGCTCTTAGAAGATATTATTCGGCACAAGAGATACAGAACGAAGGGAGTGATCGGTATCTTCCCCGCAAATAGCGTGGGAGATGATATAGAAGTCTACGAAGACGAGAGTCGGGCAAAAGTAAAAACCGTTTTCCATACTCTGAGGCAGCAAATCAGTAAGGAAGAGAAGGGAGAGCCTAATTATTGTTTGGCCGATTATATCGCTCCAAAAGATTTGGGAATCGCCGATTACATAGGCGGATTTGCGGTTACTTCGGGGCATGGGGTAGAGGAATTTGCTTCCCAATTCGATAAGAATTTGGACGATTACAATTCCATCATGTCTAAGGCGATCGGAGACAGATTGGCCGAAGCTTTTGCGGAATATATGCACTTGAAAGTTCGTAAGGAATTATGGGGATACGAGAGTGGGGAAAATCTTTCCTTAGAGGAATTGATTCGGGAGAAATATAAGGGAATTCGTCCTGCGGCCGGATATCCTGCGAGTCCGGACCATACGGAAAAACGAACTCTTTTTGATCTGTTAGATGTGGAAAAGAATACCGGAATCACTTTGACCGAACATTTTGCGATGTGGCCCGCTAGCTCCGTGAGCGGTTTGTATTTCGCACATCCGGAATCCAAGTATTTCGCTGTTGCCAAAATCAATCGCGACCAAGTCCAGGATTATGCAGATAGAAAAGGGATTCCGGTTTCCGAAGCCGAAAAATGGTTATCTCCGAATTTATCTTATGACCCCCAAGAGGCAGTTAAAGTCTAA
- a CDS encoding metalloregulator ArsR/SmtB family transcription factor, producing MGTRYLPGSLSSDKSILSALKALSDETRIRVLRILSIAPLNVQEITEVLDMGQSRISRHLKILTDAGFLVSQREGSWVYYRPKNAQDSYDFSLELNSLLLRFEKSLPYSEQDFYKTKGILKQRDLKTSQYFDEVAKNWESIQRDVLDPILYRNKILDRLPEFSGRISDLGCGPGGLIPYLLTKSKEVLGIDSSEEMLKEARNSFLNNPQVSFLEADLDALPNSLRNSSDAVVASMVLHHLSNPAKVMREINGILRDNGTFIIVDLKKHTQEFMRDNFADLWLGFEPELLTDWLNHTGFSIESIEEIESHQHFKVLIIKAKKRGGL from the coding sequence ATCGGTACTCGATATCTTCCAGGGAGTCTTTCTTCGGATAAGTCCATCTTATCGGCCTTGAAGGCTCTTTCCGACGAGACTCGGATCCGAGTTCTTCGAATTCTCTCGATTGCTCCGTTGAATGTTCAGGAGATTACGGAAGTTTTAGATATGGGGCAATCTCGTATCTCTCGTCATTTGAAGATACTTACTGATGCCGGATTTTTAGTTTCTCAGAGAGAGGGTTCTTGGGTTTATTACCGTCCTAAGAATGCTCAGGATTCATATGATTTTTCTTTAGAGCTTAACTCTCTTCTCTTAAGATTTGAGAAGAGCCTACCATATTCAGAGCAAGACTTTTATAAGACGAAAGGAATCTTAAAGCAGAGAGATCTTAAGACTTCTCAGTATTTTGATGAAGTGGCAAAGAATTGGGAAAGTATCCAAAGAGACGTTCTCGATCCGATTTTATACAGAAATAAGATTTTAGATCGTTTGCCGGAATTTTCAGGTAGGATCTCTGACTTAGGTTGCGGCCCCGGAGGGTTGATTCCTTATCTACTTACAAAATCTAAGGAAGTTTTAGGGATAGATTCCTCGGAAGAAATGTTGAAAGAAGCGAGGAATTCTTTTCTAAACAATCCGCAAGTTAGCTTTCTGGAAGCGGATTTAGATGCATTACCTAATTCTCTTCGTAATAGTTCGGATGCGGTAGTAGCTTCTATGGTTCTCCACCATCTTTCTAATCCTGCAAAAGTAATGCGAGAGATTAACGGTATACTCCGAGATAACGGCACTTTTATCATTGTAGATTTGAAGAAGCATACTCAGGAGTTTATGAGGGATAATTTTGCCGATCTATGGCTTGGGTTTGAACCGGAATTATTAACGGATTGGTTAAATCATACCGGATTTTCTATCGAGTCCATCGAAGAAATAGAATCTCATCAGCATTTTAAAGTACTAATTATTAAAGCTAAGAAAAGAGGAGGACTGTAA
- a CDS encoding LIC_20087 family outer membrane protein has translation MSTHRSTLSPTRKKRTRKTFRRSGLAILGFIASLSVIYAENSSGFRWDSFGVFSDREKRSYSVSESEKNQEEMKSPIPFFSAFAFKHPYEMKVFNDYYPEENRILDSIPGLNTRLPASPKISLQRREFFSLYPALGREEIFVMALAMSQSTKDSKNDEAYVGASTERRAYDGLTDVRSTVVSLPGVNQNFSRGMDNQAGNLLLGYLVGRAGVQMDLGWRMTGNTVGLAIPESAKSSIGFSYSLLSSASSVNKMDFFLQLSGIKRFNDKSLLAVEAPPAFRGWQQGYEYYVNPGFSISTRNLSFEGLVRLPLHQPFPNTDGLLTPEVQGMLGVKYRFSESSPNLPK, from the coding sequence ATGTCTACTCACAGATCTACCCTCTCTCCCACACGAAAGAAGCGGACTCGCAAAACTTTTCGTCGTTCCGGTCTAGCCATCCTGGGCTTTATCGCAAGTCTTTCCGTGATTTATGCGGAAAATTCCTCTGGTTTCCGTTGGGATTCCTTCGGCGTATTTTCCGATCGAGAAAAGCGTTCTTATTCGGTCTCGGAGTCCGAAAAAAATCAGGAAGAAATGAAGTCTCCCATTCCATTCTTCTCAGCTTTCGCGTTCAAACATCCTTATGAGATGAAAGTATTCAACGATTATTATCCGGAAGAGAATAGGATCCTTGATTCGATTCCGGGACTGAATACCAGGCTGCCGGCCTCTCCCAAGATTTCTTTGCAGAGAAGGGAATTCTTCTCCTTATACCCCGCATTGGGGAGGGAAGAAATTTTCGTGATGGCCCTCGCGATGAGCCAATCGACGAAAGATTCCAAAAACGACGAAGCGTATGTAGGAGCTAGTACGGAGAGAAGGGCCTATGACGGGTTGACCGACGTCCGTAGTACAGTCGTCAGCCTTCCAGGGGTGAATCAGAATTTCTCCCGAGGAATGGATAATCAGGCGGGAAATCTTCTACTCGGTTATTTAGTCGGAAGAGCCGGAGTCCAAATGGATCTGGGCTGGAGAATGACGGGAAACACGGTCGGATTGGCTATTCCGGAATCTGCGAAATCCTCTATCGGATTCAGTTACTCGCTTCTCTCCAGCGCAAGTAGCGTAAATAAAATGGATTTTTTCCTGCAATTATCCGGAATCAAACGCTTCAACGACAAAAGCCTCTTGGCTGTAGAAGCTCCTCCTGCGTTTCGAGGGTGGCAACAGGGATACGAATACTACGTGAATCCCGGATTTTCGATTTCGACCCGAAATCTTAGTTTCGAAGGTCTAGTAAGACTCCCCCTCCACCAGCCTTTTCCGAATACGGACGGTCTTCTCACTCCTGAAGTACAGGGTATGTTAGGCGTAAAATACCGTTTTTCGGAAAGTTCTCCTAATTTGCCGAAATAG
- the ahcY gene encoding adenosylhomocysteinase: MSTILQEKGLKYKVKDISLADWGREEIILAEKEMPGLMSLRKEYKGKQPLKGARIAGSLHMTIQTAVLIETLTELGAEVRWSSCNIFSTQDHAAAAIAKTGVPVFAWKGETEEEYWWCVEQTLFFDGGKGPNMILDDGGDLTMYVHEKYPQLLSEIKGVSEETTTGVKGLEKLLKKGELKLPAINVNDSVTKSKFDNLYGCRESLADGIKRATDVMLAGKVALVCGYGDVGKGSAASLRNFGARVIVTEIDPICALQAVMEGYQVLRVEDAIEFVDIVVTATGNDDIITLENMKAMKDGSILCNIGHFDTEIQMSRLNSEKGVVKKEIKPQVDKYTFPNGRSIIVLAEGRLVNLGCATGHPSFVMSCSFTNQVLAQIELWNNKYEIGVYRLPKVLDEKVAALHLEQLGVRLTKLNAKQAEYIGVPVDGPFKPEHYRY; the protein is encoded by the coding sequence ATGTCCACTATACTACAAGAAAAGGGTTTAAAATATAAGGTTAAAGACATTAGCCTCGCTGACTGGGGACGCGAAGAGATCATTCTGGCGGAAAAAGAAATGCCGGGGCTCATGTCTTTAAGAAAGGAATATAAGGGGAAACAACCCCTGAAAGGCGCTCGTATTGCCGGCTCCTTACACATGACTATCCAGACAGCGGTTTTGATCGAAACCCTTACTGAGCTGGGTGCGGAAGTGCGTTGGTCATCCTGTAATATCTTCTCCACTCAAGATCACGCAGCCGCCGCAATTGCTAAAACCGGCGTTCCTGTCTTTGCCTGGAAAGGCGAAACCGAGGAAGAATATTGGTGGTGTGTCGAGCAGACTCTTTTCTTCGATGGAGGGAAAGGGCCAAATATGATTCTGGACGACGGTGGAGACCTCACTATGTACGTTCATGAGAAGTATCCTCAATTGCTTTCCGAAATCAAAGGGGTTTCCGAAGAAACTACTACGGGAGTGAAAGGGTTAGAGAAGCTTCTCAAAAAAGGTGAACTCAAACTTCCCGCAATCAATGTTAACGATTCCGTTACCAAATCCAAATTCGATAACCTTTATGGTTGTAGAGAATCTCTTGCAGACGGAATTAAGCGCGCAACTGACGTAATGCTGGCGGGAAAAGTGGCATTGGTATGTGGTTACGGAGACGTGGGTAAGGGTTCTGCAGCTTCCCTGCGTAATTTCGGAGCCCGAGTTATCGTGACCGAGATCGATCCTATTTGCGCACTCCAAGCTGTCATGGAAGGTTACCAAGTCCTAAGAGTCGAGGATGCCATCGAATTCGTTGATATTGTAGTAACTGCGACAGGAAACGACGATATTATCACCCTTGAGAATATGAAGGCAATGAAGGATGGATCCATTCTTTGCAATATCGGGCATTTCGATACTGAAATCCAGATGTCTAGACTCAACTCTGAAAAGGGTGTAGTGAAGAAGGAGATTAAGCCTCAGGTCGATAAGTATACCTTTCCGAACGGTCGTTCCATTATCGTTCTGGCAGAAGGCCGTCTTGTGAACCTGGGTTGTGCGACCGGTCACCCTTCCTTTGTGATGTCTTGTTCCTTTACCAACCAGGTGCTTGCTCAGATCGAATTGTGGAACAATAAGTATGAGATCGGAGTTTATAGACTTCCTAAGGTTCTGGATGAGAAGGTCGCTGCTCTGCATTTAGAGCAATTGGGAGTTCGACTCACTAAATTGAACGCTAAACAGGCCGAATACATCGGAGTTCCGGTCGATGGACCGTTCAAGCCGGAGCATTATCGCTACTGA